The Macrobrachium nipponense isolate FS-2020 chromosome 1, ASM1510439v2, whole genome shotgun sequence genome includes a window with the following:
- the LOC135220224 gene encoding uncharacterized protein LOC135220224, with translation MLKLETAIYVVFWHDILGRVDATSNTLQGPKLDLNRAVAVLKSLECFVREKRECFHVYEKKGQDLSGNDEYSPPRIRHRIVRLNPLDYGRSEEVTHSHSEKFRVDNFLPVIDQFLSSLNQRLKDYENTCSLFGFLSGLESLSCTEIEAAAVKLVCEYKDDLDQSLGVELVQFAAFFTQFLDDYVKTDSFGKEHFFYKLLLDKKVADTFPNVEIMLRMYLVLMVTNCSGERSFS, from the exons ATGCTCAAATTAGAGACTGccatttatgttgttttttggCATGACATTCTTGGCCGAGTTGATGCTACAAGTAACACACTGCAAGGCCCAAAACTTGATCTGAACAGAGCAGTAGCAGTGTTGAAGTCCTTGGAATGTTTTGTACGTGAAAAGCGAGAGTGCTTTCATGTTTATGAGAAGAAGGGACAGGACTTATCTGGAAATGATGAATATTCTCCACCACGCATTCGTCACCGCATTGTGCGCCTGAATCCGTTGGATTATGGACGATCTGAGGAAGTAACTCATTCTCACTCTGAAAAGTTTCGTGTTGATAATTTTCTTCCAGTAATTGATCAGTTTTTGAGTTCCCTTAATCAACGTTTGAAGGACTACGAGAACACCTGTTCCCTTTTCGGTTTCTTATCTGGACTGGAATCACTGAGCTGTACTGAAATAGAAGCAGCTGCagtaaaattagtttgtgaatatAAAGATGATCTGGATCAATCACTTGGTGTTGAACTTGTACAGTTTGCAGCTTTTTTCACCCAGTTTCTGGATGATTATGTTAAGACTGATAGCTTTGGGAAGGAACATTTCTTTTACAAATTGCTGCTAGACAAGAAAGTTGCAGATACTTTTCCTAATGTTGAGATAATGCTACGGATGTACTTGGTGCTTATGGTCACAAATTGCTCTGGAGAACGTTCATTCAG TTGA